From Daphnia magna isolate NIES linkage group LG2, ASM2063170v1.1, whole genome shotgun sequence:
AGAATCGTACCCGTTCGAGGTGACAGGTGTTGATTATACCGGTGCGATTCCTGTTCGtcaaaaaggagaagaaatcTCAGCGTATCTACTAATTTTTACGTGTGGAGTTATGCGAGGTATTCATCTCGAGGTAGTAGAAGACATGACCAGTGCTTCGTTCATAGACGCGCTGCGTCGATTTACAAGTCATCATTCTATTCCTCGAATCATCTATTCGGATAACGCAACAACATTCATCAGTGCTTCAAATATTCTCACTCAGCTATTCAATCATCCCGACGTCGCAGCCGAGTTGGTCAAAATGAGAACCACTTGGAAGTTCATACCGAAGCGAGCGCCGTGGTATGGTGGTTGGTGGGAGCGTCTCGTTGCTTTAACTAAAACAGCGCTCCGTAAAATGGTAGGACGGACCAGACTCAGCTTTATTCAGCTTCAAACAGTCACTGCTCAGATCGAAGCAATCCTGAATGACCGGCCTCTTACACGCGTGTCAACTGACATCAACACTTTTGAGCCACTCACGCCATCACATTTAATGTATGGACGTCGCATCACTACCCTACCGTTTCACTACGCAGCAGACGAAGAAGCAGATGACCCAACTTATGGCAGATCTTACCGAGCCATTGGTACTCTCAAAGGCATACTTAAGAACGCAAAATATCTTACGCGCCTTCTGGCGCCATTGGAGTGAAGTCTATATACCGGCGCTACGCGAGCATCATCAGAAAACCAGAGGTCCAATCGAAGGACTCATCAAAATAGATGATGTTGTCCAGGTCCATGCAGAGACCAAGAGAGCGGAGTGGAAGCTGGCAGTAGTAGAACAACTCAATCGAGGAGCGGATGGTCTAGTTCGCTCAGCAGAAATTAGGACTTCTAACGGAAAGACCAGTCGTCCAATCAACAAACTTTATCCATTGGAAGTGATCGAGTCAAGTTTAAAGATTCGGTCGGATTCAAAGAAGAAAGCTGGTACAGCAGTATCAAGTCCAGCAGTGTTAAGTCCGTCGGTGTCATCTGGTCAAACAAGGCCAAGTCGAGCCGAGTTTCAAGTTCATCATCCATCAATGTCTTCCGCTTCGGCCATAGTCGAAAATCAACCAGTACCTGGAAGACCCCAGTGCAAAGCAGCTCAGCAAGCAAAGGATAAGATCCAGCGGATGGCGCGTATGGAGAgtatcgaagaagaagactaATTCGGCATCTTTTCCGGCCGGGTGTATGTCGGAAATTTccgactttttctttttgaacccgttttttttcgtttttttccgtttatttctattttgatTTAATGTGGCAACGTACTGTGGGGAAAGGGGTGACTTATTTGTCCTGGGGTgtcattttcgtttatttcttGGTCTACCCCTCCCTCCTTCTCGAATCTTCGACCCCCTTTGTCTCTCAGCTCGCCGGCATTCGTCTTGCTAATCTCTCAGAGTGAGGTACTCCGTCCCATGCTAGGGAAAGAAAACGGATTTGAATACAGACGTTTCAAAGGACGAGCTCCTTGTCAACGTGTTAAATTCATTTATTGAAACTCAGTGTCGGAATAGAAACATTTTCGACAAGcgaagaatattataaagataccATATATTTTGCAATCCCTTATCGGGAACCGAATACTGATCTCCGGCATCGCAATCAGatgctctacacatatgccattgATATTGACATAGTTGTGCACAGACAGCTAGCTAAGTTATTTAGGCAAGTAATATTACACAGCCCAACtccctaagtccaacatttccaactgtcgttttaaaaaagacACTACCCTCAGGGTTGCAAAAATtacccgacctgttacttgccttgaAGCGTAATAACTAAAggcatataagaaaaaaaggtataCACTttcccaaccctgccctgccgtgtccatcacccagtctaccctcccccttacagaaaaaaaactgttacCCCGCCAATTGGTggctttcaacatttaaatcggtgttcggagttttgtgcaggatactgtacattaTATCACAGGTACAAAAAATCACAGTCACATATTTGAAAAACTTTAAAGCAACGAGCAAGACATTTCCCATCAAATACAATAAATTGCGTTGCAGTTCAGGTTCAATTGATCAATCTGAGTATGCAAACCATTTTGAGGATGTTTGGCGGACCTGGGTTTATCTTTATGGCACCGGACGCAAGTGCCACAAACATAAGCTACTTTCATTTCGTCCATGGGCTACTTGAACCGCTTACTTGCATGTAAACACATATCATAATTTATCACAGACACACTACAATaacacaaaataaagaaatactTATGATTAGGACTCCTAATGGAGTACTCTTCAGTTTGAGATTGTGTTTCCACCCTTTGAAGGTGACCCGCCCGCCAAATTCATTTATTAACATTTTACGTAGCATGAGTTTCAGACACTCTCGGACTTGGTGCCTCCGCGGGTATGTAGCTGAGcaatctaaaaagaaaataatgaaaaagtaagttgagaagaagtagaaacaGTACGTATAACTTGAAAGCCCGTACGAAACTTTTAGCTTAGATTTTGAACTGTTAGCTAATAACAGCTCGCGCGGTGCTAGGCTAAAAAATCAAAGCAGCTATCATGCTGCAATCACCTCGAAATTTTTCATGGTAACATAATTCACCTTTTTGTTAGCAGAtatcagctttttttttccaagctAGGGCGTTTTCCTATCTtgcttgaaaaaataaaccttagaAACAGCTTGAATTTTTACCCCTAAATTTATTTCCTAACTATAAGCTAATTCCAGTATGGAATTTTCAATCTAGAGTTTTGCTCCACTTTTATTAGCAGATTCTAAGCTTTTATTTTCCAAGCTAGGGCGTTTTCCTATCTTGCTTGAAATAATAAACCTTAAAACCAGCTTGAATTTTTCCCCCTAAATTTATTTCCTAACTATAAGCTAATTCCAGTATGGAATTTTCAATCTAGAGTTTTGCTCCACTTTTTTTAGCAGATTATAAGCTTTTATTTTCTAAGCTAGGGCGTTTTCTACTGGCTTGAAATTATTAACCTAAAAATCAGCTCGAATTTTTCCCCCTTAATTATTTATCCCAACTTTTCAGCTAATTCTAGTATAGAATTTGTCGCGATATAAAAAAAGTAGCATGTTCTAttacatataaatattttcggtaagaaattattaatttttatggtATTAATTTATTAAGCTTAACATAAAAATTGGCGCCAGTGTGTTGtatatttttagattttgaagaaaaattatcAGACGACTTTAAATTTGTTGTGAGTGTTGATTCAGTGATTCGAAGTGACAAGACATATGAAACAATGGCAAATGAGAATCGTAAGTTATCTCGATACCTCAAgaggaaattgaatttgaagGAGGCTCAGGAAGAAATTGAACaaatggttaaaaaaaaagctccaTGCCACCAAAAAGTTAATAACCATTTTTCTGACAATGAAATCAGCAGCAATCCCCAGCAGTCTGAACAACCTAGCTCAGAACCCGTAACATGTGTATTGACAAGTCAATTCCACGAAGATGAGGATCCCAAAGtaagaaatatatatatatgcacttgttatttacatttattcaTGGTGTATTCATATGTTACAGAATATTGCTGAGCTGAAATCAAAAACATCGAGCCAAAACTCTGTTGCAGAAGGCTGTGAATCCTACGATAGTGATGAAGAATACAACTTGAATGAAAAGAATTCAAATACTTTTGAGGTTAGTATATTAGACCTATATTATCTCTTATTTTCTGAAAATTTCCTAATATTACAACTTTTAAATTCAGGATAAAGACTGTGAATCATCAGCATACCTTAGTATGCTATGTCTAGCCTACAAACTTAAATACCATCTATCTAATGAAGCATTCAAAGACCATttgaaaataattcaaatcgCCACGGAATCAACCGCAGCAGAAATTGAAAGTGCCGCCAAGTGTGTCGAAAAATATGACCATTTATTAATGGacgtcaaaaaaattttgtgtgCGCGAACAAGAATTGTGATGCCATTCTTGAAATTGGGAAAGATGGTCTTCCTAAACAAAAACAGAGATGCCGGCATCCATTTGACAAGTCAAGATCGTGCTACGTTCTTGTTCTCCCAATAGAACAgcaactaaaatttttttttggagagCGGCGGAATgaaattaagaaaagaaactaCTGGATATGACGGAACAACTCTGGGGGATGTCCAAAGTGGAAAGTGCTACAGAGAAAAAGTTCGTGGTGATGGTTCCGAAAACCAGGTGATCTTCACAGCGCAACTAAATGTTGATGGAGCGcagagttttaaaaaaagtaaatttggAATTTGGCCATTTATGGGTGTCATAAATGAAATTCCTTACGGGGCAAGACAGGCACACATGATTTTAATGGCTCTTTGGTTCGGAAACAAGAAGCCCCCTAGAGGGCCGTTTCTTGACACATCAATAGCCGAACTAAAGCACCTCGGATCCTCCGGGATGAAATTTGGAGAGCTGACCGTGTTTCTGAGACCTTTGGTGTTAACAACTGATTCAATGGCCCGGACTGTTTTCCTAGACGGTACCATATGTCGCGGTGAATTCGGGTGCGATTTCTGTTTGCACGCTGGTACACGAACATTTGCTTTTAAAATTCTTCGTTGAAAATTTAACAGCATTTTTACTTTCATATATACAGGTGAAACAACGAAGATAGGAAGAGGATCTGCAAGAGTGTATCCAGAACCTACAACAAATCCTACATTTCCATTAAGGACAATAGAGCAGCACGAAAAAGACTTGATGGTGATAACGGTACAAATTATATATGCTGTggctaaaaattaaaatatcgattttttttttcagattgcGCTAGAAATGGGTAAGCCTGTACATGGAATCAAAGGTCCTTCTCCTTTCTTGGCTCTCACGTTTTTCGACTATGTGACCGCACAAGTACCAGACTACTTACATTCGGTTTGTCAAGGAGCAATTAAATGTCTGTTGGAATTTTGGACAGATTCGAAATATCACACAGTATGGTTCTTAGATTATTATATACATAGTAAAAAATATAACTAACAATATATCTATTAATTATTAGGAACTATGGCACTTAAATAAACACAAACTTGCCATTATTGATGCTCGCTTAAGTCAAATGAGGCCTCCATATGAAGTCACACGCACATCAGCTTTAGTATCAAACCTTGGCGATTGGAAAGCTTCTGAGTATAGAGCATTTgctctttattatttttcggcTCTAGAAGATCTGTTACCAAAACAGTTCTATGATCACTTCTTATGCCTCGTTTATGGCCTTCAAGTGCTGCTGCAAGAAGAAGTAGCAGTTGAGCGTGTTAAGGAGGtcgaatttatttttcaatacTTTGTCCGCGAAGCAGAAGTACTCTATGGTAGAAAACGTATTCGCTATAATTTCCACTTACTTACTCATTTGGTTCAAAGTGCACTTAATTGGGGCCTTCCATGGAGTAATTCTACATTCATTCCCGAGTGGTTTAACGGGGAATTGATTTCATTAAAGAATGGGACCCAATGTGTTGCAGAGCAAATGGTCAAATCCTTTCTCTTGAAAAAAGCGGTACGATCAGATGCAATCTCCCTCATTACAAATTTTAACTTGCCAATCACAGTAAGTGCATTGTTGAGGAAGTTGCTGAATATTTCACAAAAGGAAGCCTTCTATTCCCATATCAATCAAGATTTTGGTAGCAGTTACGGAACTATTAAACTTCTTGGATctgcactgaaaaaaaaaccaacccTTTTTATGAAATCGCGATTTTGAATTATCTTGCTTCGTCAGATTTAGACGGTTCTCtaaaaaaatcaacagaaaGTTTTGCATACCACTACTCTTACAAAAGGGTGAGCATTCCACAAAAAGGTATATTTACAACGACTAGTTATACTCGATCCCCCAAACGGACCAATTTCTGTGGTTACATGAAAgacgattctttttttatgataGAAAGCATAATATCATTTCAATCATTTCCTCTAGAAGGAAATATTCTCCTAGTTGGGCGAGTCATGGGAACCATTTCTGCTGTGAAATATTCGCCTCCCATCgataatatttcatttttaaatttccccGGTCAAAGTAGAAAATTGATTGGGCTTTCCACAGAATTAACTGCTCGCCGTCCAAGTGACATAATGAAAAAGTGCGTTATAGGATTTCATAATGAACTTACGGAAACTTTTGTTGTTACTCCTCTTGTCAATTATCTTGAAACTGATTAATACAGATTAATGAAAATCATCAATATGCTAATGTTTCAAAATTATATAAACtcaaatcaaagaaaaaatcatcGATCGAAATTTGGCAGCTacgcctttattttttaatcgatTGAAATTTGGCAGCTATGCACTGAATTTTCGCGCTCGAAGTGTTAGCATATATAGACTGAGTCTGTGGTGTAAGTCTAAGTAAAGATGTCTGGCTGTCTGTTTCTTCACTGACTTTTCTCTTACATTTAATATCAGTACGTACATATTTGCAATGGCAGACCCACTGATCTATATACTTGTCACTTTTACTGCTAAAAGTGGAGAATTGGGCATTGGCACATTGGAGGCCATAGCAGTGCCGAAAGATTTCCATGACCAAAGTTTCGATCATCAGCTCGAGCAATTAAAAGGTTTtattggaacaaaaaaagttattgGAATCAAGTAAGCACAtactttttgttatttattgttattgttctAAATTGCTATGTATTTAGTTGGCCTAAGTTTCCCAGCAATCCTGGTTGGAACCTACCAGTTCAGTCGACTACCAAATCTAGATCCCAAGTTCAACATGAAGTGAGATCATGTAAAGTTATCTCGTTCTCAGGTAGTACAACTTCATATTACTACACgtgttatttttcttaaagtttttgttgTGCAGAGGACAGAGATGTGGTGGTGGCAGTACGTGATGCCATGGTGCCTCCTATCAGTGTCAAAAAGGCAGTAGCCAAAAAATCAACTCCGAAGTCATCTGCAACTCAGAAACATGGCACTGGCCATAAATCTACCTCTCCACCACGTAACTTGCCAGTTGAAAAGTCAGCAACAGGTAGTACCaatgtttttcattatttacaATGTCGTACTTTAACCTGCTACACAGTTATTAGGAAGACCATGGGCATCTCAGAAGAAGACATGGAAGGGTTAGATTGCCATTTGATCACTGGGGAAAATGAAGACAAGTCCGATACATCTGCTGACAGCAGCCTTGATCATGATGATAATCAgcaacgatttttttcttcagaatCAGAGGACGAAGATTTGATTCCTCCTACTCCACCTCCGCCTCCAATGAAGAGAAAACGAGGCGATCAGTCTTTCAAATCATCGAGCGACACCAAATctaaggttttttttgttttatggtaAACACGTAATAGTACCTCAGtcattattgatttttattttatagagAAATTCAAGTCACAACAAGGAAAATTCATCTGTCACaccaaaaagaaacgaaaagtcATCAGCAAAGAATTCTGATCCTCAGATTCTTACTTCTTTGGACGTCAACATAGTTGACACCCCCCCAAGTTccacaacaaaagaaaacccgAAGCGTGTGCAGGTAAATGCAACATAATTGTAAgaattatttgtttattataTTTGTATTTTCCGTTTAAGGACGAACAATGGACGGAGCTAGTTGATGCTGAGTTTCATGGCCGTAATGAATACATGGATCAAATTGATGAGCTGAAAAAGAAATCTCGTTTCTCAACGAGCAAATTCGGAATTCTACCTTTGATCTAGAAATTGAGAGACGTGATTTCGATGACAGAATTTCCGAAAAAGATGCTACAATTCTTCGCTTACAAGAAGAAGTAAAGTCCCTGAAAGAGATGAATCCCCTGGCCTTGTCCAAAAGTTAGTTTTCTCTTTGAAACTGTCCAAACTCTTATTTTTATCttgacatttcatttcattcttgtTAGGTCTTAATGAAGGGTTGGTTATACTGCAGTCCACTTTGGAAACCTTGACAATTAGTCAACTTAATTCTGAACAATCACGTGTTCAGTTGCAAAGTGAAAGCAGTAGAAGAACCAACAAAGTCAAGCTTCACAAAGATTATGACACAACTATTAATCAAAATGAGCTAGCAATCGCAGTGTCCTATGGGAAGTCTGGTTCAAAAAAAAGTGAGTTTTTAAGATTGCTTGTGTTATTAAGGATAACTCTAATAGTTGTTTTATGTGTACACAGGGACATGAGCAAAATGATCAATGTGATCATGGAAGCACTGTGGGACAGGGAATTCATGTCCAAACACAGCCTTACCGGAAAGAAGGCACCCACTGACAAGTCAAATAATCCGGCGAAAGAGGCCCTTCCTAAGGATGATGTACAAGCAATTACGAGTAAGTATAAGTATAAGAATTTAAGAACGAACAATTTACACAATATTAacgttttgattttcattttaggtTTCGTTGTGGAGTTTTGGGCAACCAAACACAAGTTGGCAATCGATCCATCCATGGTCCACCCTTGCATCACATCCAAACTTCTAGGGGAGCATACGGCTAACAAGTCAAGAGAGAAATTGGTCGTGGAAGACGATGACGATGACCAACAATTACAGCAATAAATCGGCGAAAATTTCTTCAAGACCACGTTCAAGACGACGTTTATGTGTAGCCCCACTTTCGAGTTCAACAGATATCCTGTTCGTTCagtcattcttttctttatcaattttctacttttttatttttcattttcaacttctTTGAATAATCTCCTCCATCGCGCAGTATGGTCACGTCGACACGACGGCAATTATTGCTCTTTTCCGATGACCCTCCTACTCCTCTCTCTATCATCCTTTCAGCGCTTTCAGCTTCTTAAGACCAAGAGGTCATTTTTTCCCTGCCGTTTCtctcttcaaattcaaaattgattgTACGTATGTTCGTTACGTTTTAGTTAacgtcatttaaaaaacatcTAATCATGTCGTAATTGAGTTTCGAGTCCATGTTGCCGTGAAATCTCTCGAGTTCAGTGTGTTGACGAGAAAACTCCCCTCCTGCATCTCCTACATTTTCCTCATTTGTAATATTGGTTGACTTTAAAGGTTTAAATGTCGGGCAGTCTGTCCATTTGCTCGTCGACGACACCTCCGACGAATTGCCGTTGCTGAAAATTGTCGTTTTTTATTGATGTTAAATTGAATTAACGCGGAAGTGGCCAAAACTGTAATTGAACTTAGATATTGCTCGTATTCTTATTGTGttcattttaaatgtaaaaatgtatgTGTGGTGTGTTTTAATCGATGTCCCTCCAAGGCCTACTTGTAACAtggaaaagaatttgattaaACCAAAGATGGTTTAATTTCAATACAAAGATTTCAGTTCCTTTAAAGCTAATAAATTTCAAGCTACATTTAATCTCAAGATTCCAAGCTTATAAATTTCAAGCTACCAATAATCTAAGATATTCAAGCTTATAAGTTTCAAGCTACCTTAAATCTAAGATTTTAAGCTAATTTTAGCTATGAAAAACAAAGCTGACACTACCCTAAATTTCCCAatatgaaatttaaaaattttgacatGAAAATTTCTAGCTAAAACCACCTAACTTCGTAGCTAATTCTAGCACGGAATTAGCTAAAAGTTTCGTACGGGAGTATTAACCAATTCATCCTCTAAAACTTTGTCATTGAGCAGGCTGTCTTGCGCTTTAAGAAAATCTTCTAGACTCTTAATAGGAAATAGTTTTTGGAGCTTTGCAACAGGTCGTTGAttccccattttctttttgtttcaactgtTTTTCACCAGATCGCTGAGTTCCATCATCTGACGTTGCAAATCTGTAATCTGGCGTTTGACGTCCCTTTTCTCTAAAACCTACTACGTGAGCAGGTTTACCATATCTAGATAGATATCAAGGTGGTattagaagaaagaaaaatttactgTGCAATTTTTTATACTTTCATCGGTACCACATCTCCTGGACAAAACAATTTTCAGTTTCTGCACAGTATCTTCCAAATCTCTTCGGTTAAAGGCATGGCCGTCATTGGATATACCTGTTATAGTAAATATAAGTGAACCAAATTTACGTGGTATAAAACTTTATTCTTCTTACTAGAGGCAATCGGTGGGCTTGACGAGGTCGTCGAAGTTGACGGGACAGCAAGTGGCACTGAACATCATGAGAAAAATTTTCCGTCACCAAAAAagtttattattaattttattacctGATGGGGGAGCTACTGTAAGCAGTCTTCTAGATGTGGGTGAAATCATCGGTAAAGGCGTAGAAGATTCTGGAAACATGTGAAGAAAAATTAGCTGAACAATTTTACTACCCCTTGCTTACAGCTTCACACacattttcaaatttgctCTCCGTGTCAGTGTTGAGATTGTTTTGAGCAGTATAAAGGTGAGGAGATGGCAAAggttcaaaataaaaacattttaaataaaattaataaagaaATAATGCTATTAAATGAAGAACACCGTTTTTTTTggtgcaaaaaaattaatttcgcGTAGTTCGTTGGTGAAAAA
This genomic window contains:
- the LOC123469848 gene encoding uncharacterized protein LOC123469848 — its product is MKLRKETTGYDGTTLGDVQSGKCYREKVRGDGSENQVIFTAQLNVDGAQSFKKSKFGIWPFMGVINEIPYGARQAHMILMALWFGNKKPPRGPFLDTSIAELKHLGSSGMKFGELTVFLRPLVLTTDSMARTVFLDGTICRGEFGCDFCLHAGETTKIGRGSARVYPEPTTNPTFPLRTIEQHEKDLMIALEMGKPVHGIKGPSPFLALTFFDYVTAQVPDYLHSVCQGAIKCLLEFWTDSKYHTELWHLNKHKLAIIDARLSQMRPPYEVTRTSALVSNLGDWKASEYRAFALYYFSALEDLLPKQFYDHFLCLVYGLQVLLQEEVAVERVKEVEFIFQYFVREAEVLYGRKRIRYNFHLLTHLVQSALNWGLPWSNSTFIPEWFNGELISLKNGTQCVAEQMVKSFLLKKAVRSDAISLITNFNLPITVSALLRKLLNISQKEAFYSHINQDFGSSYGTIKLLGSALKKKPTLFMKSRF
- the LOC116935911 gene encoding uncharacterized protein LOC116935911, translated to MADPLIYILVTFTAKSGELGIGTLEAIAVPKDFHDQSFDHQLEQLKGFIGTKKVIGINWPKFPSNPGWNLPVQSTTKSRSQVQHEVRSCKVISFSEDRDVVVAVRDAMVPPISVKKAVAKKSTPKSSATQKHGTGHKSTSPPRNLPVEKSATVIRKTMGISEEDMEGLDCHLITGENEDKSDTSADSSLDHDDNQQRFFSSESEDEDLIPPTPPPPPMKRKRGDQSFKSSSDTKSKRNSSHNKENSSVTPKRNEKSSAKNSDPQILTSLDVNIVDTPPSSTTKENPKRVQDEQWTELVDAEFHGRNEYMDQIDELKKKSRFSTSKFGILPLI
- the LOC123469847 gene encoding uncharacterized protein LOC123469847 produces the protein MANENRKLSRYLKRKLNLKEAQEEIEQMVKKKAPCHQKVNNHFSDNEISSNPQQSEQPSSEPVTCVLTSQFHEDEDPKNIAELKSKTSSQNSVAEGCESYDSDEEYNLNEKNSNTFEDKDCESSAYLSMLCLAYKLKYHLSNEAFKDHLKIIQIATESTAAEIESAAKCVEKYDHLLMDVKKILCARTRIVMPFLKLGKMVFLNKNRDAGIHLTSQDRATFLFSQ